In Ignavibacteria bacterium, a single window of DNA contains:
- a CDS encoding S8 family serine peptidase — translation MKLTYLLVITLLYTAVFANPRIHPDLQNKLNSASPNEKIPLMIVFNKHLSLNDFNDISYDTPKKERRAIVIDRLMRFADQSQRQVRFFIDSKKSSGAAADVEILWIINRIALKADVSTIYDLAESFDEVIMLTYDPEYPMEELHDTKQTTPPFIGALTSPQAIEPGITLMNADDCWAQGNKGKGVLVGNADDGFWWKHPDLVKGVFQNLGEDANNNGMTVIWGSGTTSVFDPGDINGVDNDGNGKVDDLIGWDYTTNSYNITTASHGSATLGHVVGDGTMGTQTGVAPESKCLLNRNNSGQSQQMAAFQYALLMGVDVFTSSLSWKWSMSPKPDYSAMRLATDMSLAGGMIHTNSTSNDGNNRGVPLNISTAGNCPPPWLHPEQTLRGNVSGVIGVGNVSCATDIISTSSPWGPTTWGNWALWGTYTYPIDSNHKDYPYSRTTPVEPDSMGLKKPDVSAPGEGSISTYVSSGTGYGGSFGGTSSATPHTAGCVALMLSVNPEMLPQDVSKVIELTAVEKGDPGKDYRYGTGRIDAFAATNSPKFTLEGINNGSNMLINSTLAASDTARELVGLKISTTVNPQVGSLKLLKFGMTTNATASNITSFDLYWDKDRNNVVSAGDIILKSHPFVNGPLTFDSLKFKFLDTARTLILAARTTSTATGSMNVNIGLTDTNQVVAYYTTKPFATNFPFGSVTSLSGNEQTMTYSLSQNYPNPFNPSTIISYSVAKESMVSIKVFDVLGREVATLVNSRKIAGNYQVEFDSRDYNNLSSGMYFYRINAGDFTDLKRMMLIK, via the coding sequence ATGAAACTTACTTATCTGCTCGTTATAACTTTGTTATACACAGCTGTTTTTGCAAATCCGAGAATTCATCCTGATTTGCAAAACAAATTAAACAGTGCTTCACCTAATGAAAAAATCCCTCTGATGATTGTATTCAATAAGCACTTATCTCTTAATGATTTTAACGATATCAGCTACGATACCCCTAAAAAAGAAAGACGTGCTATCGTAATTGATAGATTGATGAGGTTCGCCGACCAGTCTCAAAGACAGGTTAGGTTTTTTATTGACAGTAAAAAATCTTCAGGTGCCGCCGCCGATGTTGAAATCCTTTGGATTATTAATAGAATTGCTCTTAAAGCTGACGTCAGTACTATTTACGACTTAGCGGAAAGTTTTGATGAAGTTATAATGCTTACTTATGACCCGGAATACCCGATGGAAGAGCTTCACGATACTAAGCAAACTACTCCTCCTTTTATCGGTGCGCTTACGAGCCCTCAGGCAATCGAACCTGGGATTACTCTAATGAATGCCGATGATTGCTGGGCTCAAGGTAATAAAGGTAAAGGAGTTCTTGTCGGTAATGCTGACGATGGCTTCTGGTGGAAACATCCTGACCTTGTCAAAGGTGTTTTCCAAAACCTTGGCGAAGATGCCAATAATAACGGAATGACTGTTATATGGGGATCTGGGACAACCTCGGTTTTTGACCCGGGTGATATTAATGGTGTAGATAATGATGGTAATGGAAAAGTTGATGACCTGATAGGATGGGATTACACGACTAATAGTTATAACATTACTACTGCATCTCATGGTTCTGCTACTCTTGGACACGTTGTCGGTGATGGCACCATGGGTACTCAGACTGGCGTCGCTCCTGAGTCGAAATGTTTGCTTAATCGTAACAATTCTGGACAGTCACAGCAGATGGCTGCTTTTCAGTATGCCCTGCTTATGGGTGTTGATGTTTTTACCAGTTCTTTAAGCTGGAAATGGAGCATGTCTCCTAAACCTGATTATTCTGCTATGAGACTAGCAACCGATATGTCTCTGGCCGGTGGTATGATTCATACTAATTCAACAAGTAATGACGGTAATAATAGAGGTGTGCCTCTTAATATTTCTACAGCAGGCAATTGTCCTCCGCCATGGCTTCACCCTGAACAAACATTAAGAGGTAATGTCAGCGGTGTTATCGGTGTTGGTAATGTAAGTTGCGCTACTGATATTATCTCTACCTCCTCTCCTTGGGGTCCTACTACATGGGGAAACTGGGCACTCTGGGGTACCTACACGTATCCCATAGATTCAAATCATAAAGATTATCCATATAGCAGAACTACACCCGTTGAGCCCGACTCTATGGGTCTGAAAAAGCCCGATGTTTCAGCTCCGGGTGAAGGTTCTATTTCTACTTACGTAAGCTCAGGTACTGGTTATGGTGGTTCATTCGGAGGCACTTCTTCCGCAACGCCCCATACTGCAGGTTGTGTTGCCTTGATGCTTTCGGTAAATCCGGAAATGTTACCACAAGATGTTTCAAAAGTAATCGAATTAACAGCCGTTGAAAAAGGCGATCCGGGAAAAGATTATAGATATGGAACAGGAAGAATTGATGCATTCGCCGCTACAAACTCGCCAAAGTTTACTCTCGAAGGTATTAACAATGGTAGTAATATGCTTATCAACAGCACTCTCGCTGCCAGCGATACTGCAAGAGAACTCGTAGGATTAAAAATCTCTACAACTGTTAACCCACAGGTCGGCTCATTAAAACTACTGAAGTTTGGGATGACCACAAACGCAACTGCTTCAAACATAACCTCTTTCGACCTTTACTGGGATAAAGATAGGAATAACGTTGTTTCAGCTGGCGATATTATACTTAAATCACATCCTTTTGTTAACGGACCTCTTACATTCGATAGCCTGAAGTTTAAGTTTCTCGATACAGCAAGAACACTTATTCTTGCCGCAAGAACTACTTCTACAGCAACTGGCTCTATGAACGTAAATATTGGACTGACTGATACAAATCAAGTAGTCGCTTATTACACAACTAAACCATTTGCGACTAATTTCCCGTTCGGTTCAGTTACTTCATTATCAGGTAATGAACAGACTATGACTTATTCATTATCTCAGAATTATCCGAATCCGTTCAATCCTTCAACGATAATAAGTTATTCTGTCGCAAAGGAATCAATGGTTTCAATCAAAGTGTTTGACGTACTCGGTAGGGAAGTAGCTACACTCGTTAACTCAAGAAAGATTGCTGGTAATTATCAAGTAGAGTTTGATAGTCGTGATTATAATAATTTATCTTCTGGCATGTATTTCTATAGAATTAACGCCGGTGATTTTACAGACCTCAAACGAATGATGCTTATCAAGTGA
- a CDS encoding SIMPL domain-containing protein (The SIMPL domain is named for its presence in mouse protein SIMPL (signalling molecule that associates with mouse pelle-like kinase). Bacterial member BP26, from Brucella, was shown to assemble into a channel-like structure, while YggE from E. coli has been associated with resistance to oxidative stress.), whose amino-acid sequence MENQSRNNYLPFAVILAIGFIIAAFIISGTWRKVASSNVTIAVTGSASKEIKSDLGIWDGSFSNESPSMTDAYAKLLETNSKVKNYLVSFGFPEEKIVFSSINTTELYEQKSRGEMYLGESYSTGKVIGYRLTQNVSVESQEVEKIDRLSRTVTELINQGISINSNPPRFLYTKLSDLKIEMIGLAAQDAKTRAEQIAKATGNSVGDVRSSKTGVMQINAKNSTEVSDYGVNDVSSLEKTITAVVNVSFSLD is encoded by the coding sequence ATGGAAAACCAGAGCAGAAACAACTATTTACCATTTGCGGTGATATTAGCGATTGGTTTTATAATAGCAGCATTTATTATTTCAGGAACATGGAGAAAGGTAGCGAGCAGCAACGTAACCATAGCTGTAACGGGATCAGCTTCGAAAGAGATAAAGTCTGATTTAGGGATATGGGATGGTTCTTTTTCGAATGAATCTCCGTCAATGACAGACGCTTATGCTAAACTTCTTGAGACGAATTCTAAGGTGAAAAACTATTTAGTATCATTCGGATTTCCTGAGGAGAAAATAGTATTTTCATCAATTAACACAACAGAGCTTTATGAGCAGAAATCGCGTGGGGAGATGTACTTAGGTGAGAGTTATAGTACAGGGAAAGTGATAGGATATAGATTAACTCAGAATGTATCGGTTGAGTCTCAGGAAGTAGAAAAGATAGACAGACTTTCAAGAACCGTTACAGAATTGATAAATCAGGGTATTTCAATAAACTCGAATCCACCGAGGTTTCTTTACACAAAATTAAGCGATTTAAAGATAGAGATGATAGGACTCGCTGCACAGGATGCAAAGACAAGGGCAGAGCAGATAGCAAAGGCAACGGGAAATAGTGTGGGTGATGTACGTTCTTCAAAAACGGGTGTTATGCAGATTAATGCAAAGAACTCCACAGAAGTATCGGACTATGGAGTCAACGATGTGTCGTCGCTTGAGAAGACAATAACAGCGGTTGTGAATGTGAGTTTTTCGCTGGATTAA
- a CDS encoding response regulator — MQSTAKNVLILDDDLILQKILGTALRKKGYNTFTAGTTSDGYDVLTSNHIDIVLSDIILPGDDGFCFCKKVRENPKHKTLPFIFISSKHAIEDKEYALSLGADDFITKPVNTDELYIKMEALFKRLEIYKIYGVREKIEDQVEDRKPLILLVDDDIFNKEILKFELKETGFDCLTADNALDGFELAKNKRPDIILSDLMMPDVDGFEFRRMTLKEPLLKDVAFIFLTSINEEEALIKGYDLDIKDYIIKTSNPKLICIRVKNIVMNLRKERRKALNELQEAASNISMEVIPANAPDFEGYQIKHWHVPYKGMPGGDFIDYIRIDANRMCIILGDIMGKQWGAWFFAFSFIGYIRSAVRISINSVNEITASEILKRVNETVYNDSKISEIFTTVSCLILNNKNNTVEYSGAGDLSILKYCAENSKVSVYNSEGMLLGLSQDGEYNNIEISVNKNDEIILFTDGIIESRNKEGIQFGMASVINTLEFTDVDTDRLNVLKDTFSGYTESNFEDDITLLTIKTL, encoded by the coding sequence ATGCAAAGTACAGCTAAAAATGTTCTAATACTTGATGATGATCTTATTCTACAGAAAATCTTAGGTACGGCGTTAAGAAAAAAGGGATATAATACTTTTACTGCAGGTACTACGAGTGATGGCTATGATGTACTTACTTCTAATCATATTGATATTGTTCTCAGCGATATAATTCTGCCGGGTGATGACGGATTTTGCTTTTGTAAAAAAGTTAGAGAAAATCCCAAGCACAAAACCCTTCCGTTTATTTTTATTTCCTCAAAACATGCGATAGAAGATAAGGAGTACGCCTTAAGCCTTGGTGCTGATGATTTTATAACAAAACCTGTTAATACGGACGAGTTATACATTAAAATGGAAGCTCTGTTTAAGCGCCTTGAAATATATAAAATCTATGGTGTACGTGAAAAGATTGAAGATCAAGTTGAAGACAGGAAGCCTCTCATTTTGCTCGTCGATGATGATATTTTCAACAAGGAGATTTTGAAGTTTGAACTTAAAGAAACAGGATTTGATTGCCTCACTGCCGATAATGCTTTAGATGGATTCGAACTTGCTAAAAATAAGAGACCCGATATTATACTTTCAGATTTGATGATGCCGGATGTCGACGGTTTTGAATTCCGGCGTATGACACTTAAAGAACCGTTGCTTAAAGATGTTGCTTTTATTTTCCTAACTTCCATAAACGAGGAAGAAGCTCTCATTAAAGGTTATGACCTTGACATAAAGGATTATATTATTAAAACCTCGAACCCCAAATTGATTTGTATTCGAGTTAAAAACATCGTAATGAATCTGCGTAAAGAACGTAGAAAAGCACTAAACGAATTGCAGGAAGCTGCGAGTAATATCAGCATGGAAGTAATTCCGGCTAATGCACCCGATTTTGAGGGGTATCAAATCAAGCACTGGCACGTTCCTTATAAGGGAATGCCGGGTGGAGACTTCATCGACTACATTAGAATTGATGCCAATAGAATGTGCATTATACTTGGTGATATTATGGGTAAACAATGGGGCGCATGGTTCTTTGCCTTTTCATTCATTGGTTATATTAGAAGTGCTGTGAGAATATCAATTAATTCCGTAAATGAAATCACCGCAAGTGAGATTCTAAAAAGAGTTAATGAAACAGTTTACAACGACTCCAAAATATCGGAAATATTCACAACAGTTTCTTGTTTGATTCTTAATAACAAAAATAATACTGTAGAATATTCAGGTGCTGGTGACCTAAGTATTCTAAAGTACTGTGCTGAAAATAGTAAAGTATCTGTATATAACTCCGAAGGTATGCTTCTCGGTTTGTCTCAGGATGGTGAGTATAACAACATTGAAATTTCTGTAAATAAAAATGACGAGATAATACTCTTTACTGACGGTATTATTGAATCAAGAAATAAAGAGGGGATACAGTTCGGTATGGCGTCTGTTATTAATACTCTTGAGTTTACTGATGTGGATACTGATAGGTTAAATGTTCTTAAGGATACTTTCTCAGGTTACACAGAGAGTAATTTTGAAGATGATATTACTTTATTAACAATAAAAACACTTTAA
- a CDS encoding glycosyltransferase family 2 protein produces MFWISVIIVIYSYVGYGVLITIISKIPFLMKLFPKPVNYIREEYVEPDENNYIPYVSMIISASGEPKEIIREKIINTLELNYPYDKLEVIFAIAYDSTINNDETVNEFYNAFMGDNFVLDLSEKEEELYARFLQFENINESRNAEFLEAVEKNLFEVNANSEEIRENTKRKIDEHLSGGDKISKLKVLVTKDIERKGKISQVNRTVSVASGEILVFSDANSMFNKDSIKNLTKHFRNKQVGCVAGEKRVRKNVNSTSGEGEGLYWKYESYLKKIDSKIWTTVGAAGEIFAIRKSLWGIGIEHNAIIEDFVLSMRVAQNGYRVVYEPDAYAEEDPTKDMKSEFIRRRRIAAGGFQSIVWLKGLLNLFKYRVLTFQYVSHRVLRWAVVPFLLPLILIINIFLLTISSPLYLALFVMQILIYIMSLIGYLLEKKKIKIKIFYLPYVIITMNIAAYVGLKRYLKSQQNVVWERVSR; encoded by the coding sequence TTGTTCTGGATCTCAGTTATTATCGTTATTTATTCTTATGTTGGATATGGCGTTCTTATCACAATCATATCGAAAATCCCTTTCTTAATGAAGCTTTTTCCTAAACCTGTTAATTATATCAGAGAGGAATATGTAGAACCGGATGAAAATAATTACATTCCTTATGTGAGCATGATAATCTCCGCTTCCGGAGAACCGAAAGAAATTATTCGAGAGAAAATTATTAATACGTTGGAACTTAATTATCCGTATGATAAGCTTGAAGTAATTTTTGCTATTGCTTACGATTCTACAATCAATAATGACGAAACTGTTAACGAATTCTATAATGCTTTCATGGGTGATAACTTCGTCCTGGACCTTAGCGAGAAAGAAGAAGAATTGTATGCACGTTTCTTGCAATTCGAAAATATAAATGAGTCACGTAATGCTGAATTTCTCGAAGCGGTGGAAAAGAATTTATTTGAGGTTAATGCTAATTCTGAAGAGATCAGAGAAAATACTAAAAGGAAAATAGATGAGCATTTAAGCGGTGGAGATAAAATATCTAAACTTAAAGTTCTCGTAACTAAAGATATTGAAAGAAAAGGTAAAATATCACAGGTCAATAGAACCGTCTCAGTTGCTTCAGGGGAAATACTTGTTTTTTCTGATGCAAACTCAATGTTTAACAAGGACTCAATTAAAAATCTAACAAAACACTTCAGAAATAAACAGGTAGGATGCGTTGCAGGAGAGAAAAGAGTAAGAAAAAACGTAAATTCTACAAGCGGTGAAGGAGAAGGTCTCTACTGGAAATATGAATCGTATCTTAAGAAAATCGATTCCAAAATATGGACTACTGTTGGTGCTGCAGGAGAAATATTTGCGATAAGAAAGTCTCTTTGGGGTATCGGAATTGAACATAATGCTATAATTGAAGATTTTGTTCTGTCAATGCGAGTCGCTCAAAACGGATATAGAGTCGTTTATGAGCCCGATGCATATGCCGAAGAAGATCCCACAAAGGATATGAAGTCTGAATTCATACGCCGGAGAAGAATTGCTGCAGGTGGCTTCCAGTCAATTGTCTGGTTAAAGGGGTTGCTTAATCTTTTTAAATACCGGGTTCTTACTTTTCAATATGTGTCTCACCGGGTTTTAAGATGGGCTGTGGTTCCGTTTTTGTTGCCTCTAATATTGATAATTAACATTTTTTTATTAACCATTTCTTCACCTTTATATCTTGCATTGTTTGTTATGCAGATATTGATTTATATTATGTCGTTAATCGGCTATTTACTTGAAAAAAAGAAAATTAAGATTAAGATTTTTTATTTACCTTATGTTATTATTACTATGAATATCGCTGCATATGTCGGATTGAAGCGATATTTGAAATCACAGCAAAATGTAGTATGGGAAAGAGTATCAAGATAA
- a CDS encoding STAS domain-containing protein encodes MNFIISEEKGISIIEISLKRATAENVKEFKDFLFKLIDVDKKQKLIIDLSNVEFVDSSFLGAIVSGLKKVTAIKGDIKILGLQPPVRAMFELTRLYKVFEVFDNKLDVINSF; translated from the coding sequence ATGAATTTTATTATTAGTGAAGAAAAAGGGATTTCAATAATTGAGATCAGCCTTAAAAGGGCCACTGCTGAAAACGTAAAAGAATTTAAAGATTTCTTGTTCAAATTAATTGATGTCGATAAAAAACAAAAGCTTATTATCGATCTATCTAATGTTGAATTTGTTGACAGTTCATTTTTAGGAGCTATAGTTTCTGGACTTAAAAAAGTTACTGCAATAAAAGGAGATATCAAAATTCTCGGTCTTCAGCCACCTGTAAGAGCAATGTTTGAATTAACAAGGCTTTACAAGGTATTTGAAGTATTTGATAACAAACTGGACGTTATTAATAGTTTTTAA
- a CDS encoding sugar phosphate nucleotidyltransferase: MKAMILSAGAGTRLLPLTLTIPKPMLPISNKPALEHIINLCKLHNIIKIKMNLFYLPEYIDNYFKDGKQFGVDISYSIEKKLLGTAGGIKRIQSFFDETFVVLSGDGYTDIDLTAMLEFHRQHDSKATIAVKEVDETSKFGVVVTDTNYKITNFQEKPKKEDAKSNLANLGIYIFEPDILDFIPPKVEYDFGYHLFPELLKSEVAFYAYPVNCKWSDIGSLEEYWKVNLESTKVFNNIDNQYLETKPGVFIHKNTKLDKSFLDKLNGNIIIGNNCNIKSSVVLNGKVVIGNEVFIDENSSINDSVILNNTYVGKNVEINDSVVNQNYHLSVPTNFGTFIDDDKVLRSHYIVPFKTKLNIFLINATDRVVAFFALLLLSPVFLVTAILIKLDSVGPVFYISKRLKSPEIEKKGKHWYVFFKEKPVKYYVFRTMYTDADKRISKLKNKYQAGPYVKIEDDPRITKIGRILRKTSIDELPLFWNVFKGNMSLVGVWALPSYEATHLHEKGLISEADDSSVDLSEVAQVRFKGKPGIAGFWQARGRSNLTAEERALHDTVQSVMENITDKDKDYLGEYTEFNSYKGYLKMLYETFISVVKRTGAE, encoded by the coding sequence ATGAAAGCTATGATATTATCCGCAGGGGCTGGTACTCGTTTATTACCGCTCACGTTGACAATTCCGAAACCTATGCTTCCCATCTCTAATAAACCTGCATTAGAGCATATTATAAATTTATGTAAGCTTCATAATATCATAAAGATTAAAATGAATTTGTTCTATCTTCCCGAATACATAGATAATTATTTTAAAGACGGTAAACAATTCGGTGTTGATATTTCATATTCTATTGAGAAAAAACTTCTCGGAACTGCAGGTGGAATCAAAAGAATCCAGAGCTTTTTCGATGAAACTTTTGTTGTGCTTAGCGGTGATGGTTACACAGATATCGATCTAACTGCTATGCTTGAATTTCACAGACAGCATGATTCAAAAGCTACAATAGCCGTTAAAGAAGTTGACGAAACTTCGAAGTTTGGGGTTGTCGTTACCGATACCAATTACAAAATAACTAACTTTCAGGAAAAACCTAAAAAGGAAGATGCAAAGTCAAATTTAGCTAATCTGGGTATTTATATTTTTGAACCCGATATTCTTGATTTTATACCACCTAAGGTGGAATATGATTTCGGTTATCATTTGTTTCCTGAATTGTTAAAAAGTGAAGTGGCCTTTTATGCCTACCCCGTAAATTGTAAATGGAGTGATATTGGCAGTCTCGAAGAATATTGGAAGGTGAACCTTGAATCAACTAAGGTTTTCAATAATATTGATAATCAATATTTAGAAACAAAACCCGGAGTATTTATCCACAAAAACACAAAACTTGATAAATCCTTTTTAGATAAACTAAACGGAAATATAATAATAGGAAATAATTGTAACATTAAATCCTCTGTGGTGTTAAACGGTAAGGTTGTCATAGGTAATGAAGTGTTTATTGATGAAAACTCATCAATCAATGACAGTGTTATACTGAATAATACGTACGTTGGTAAAAATGTGGAAATAAACGATTCCGTTGTGAATCAAAATTATCATCTTAGTGTACCAACAAATTTTGGAACCTTTATTGACGACGATAAAGTCTTACGTTCGCATTATATTGTTCCTTTTAAAACAAAGTTAAATATATTTCTGATTAATGCCACGGATAGGGTTGTAGCATTTTTTGCTCTGCTTTTACTATCTCCAGTGTTTCTTGTCACAGCAATTTTAATTAAATTAGATTCAGTAGGACCTGTATTCTATATCTCAAAAAGATTAAAATCTCCGGAAATTGAAAAAAAAGGAAAACACTGGTATGTTTTTTTCAAGGAAAAGCCTGTTAAATATTATGTTTTCAGGACTATGTACACCGATGCTGATAAACGTATCTCTAAGCTTAAGAATAAATATCAGGCTGGTCCTTATGTAAAGATTGAAGATGATCCTCGAATAACTAAAATTGGTAGAATATTAAGAAAAACATCGATTGATGAGCTTCCTTTGTTTTGGAATGTGTTTAAGGGTAATATGAGTCTTGTTGGCGTATGGGCGCTTCCGTCATATGAGGCAACTCATCTTCACGAAAAAGGATTAATTTCCGAGGCAGATGACTCGAGTGTAGATTTATCGGAAGTTGCGCAGGTAAGATTCAAAGGGAAACCCGGAATTGCAGGATTTTGGCAGGCTCGTGGTCGTTCAAACCTTACCGCGGAAGAAAGAGCCTTACATGACACTGTTCAATCTGTTATGGAAAATATCACCGATAAAGATAAAGATTATCTTGGCGAGTACACCGAATTTAATTCCTACAAGGGATATCTGAAAATGCTGTATGAAACTTTTATCTCGGTTGTAAAAAGAACAGGTGCGGAATAA
- a CDS encoding UDP-glucose/GDP-mannose dehydrogenase family protein encodes MNISIIGTGYVGLVSGTCFAEMGNQVICVDNSPEKLSKLKNAEVTIYEPGLEIIFYRNIAKNRLSFTGDLKEAVMNSDVIFLCLPTPQGEDGSADLKYVIGVANDIGKILMESGTNDYKIIVNKSTVPVGTAQLVESELKAHGYENFDIVSNPEFLREGFAVEDFLKPDRIVIGSNSSKALSIMRELYEPFVRQGNPIIEMNTASSEVTKYAANSYLAMRITYMNELANFCEIVGADIDLVRKGMGTDYRIGKRFLFSGIGYGGSCFPKDVNALIKTSVDKGSEMSILTVVDKVNQFQKSVLFNKVISHFGDLKGKHFAVWGLAFKPNTDDMREAPSVVIIKKLLEKGATISAYDPAATETSKFYLKDSIEYAKSEYSALKNAEALLIMTEWNEFRNPDFEILKRDLKNPVIFDGRNIFSPEKMKELGFVYYSIGRQPVK; translated from the coding sequence ATGAATATATCAATTATTGGTACTGGTTACGTTGGTTTAGTTTCCGGTACTTGTTTCGCAGAAATGGGTAATCAGGTTATCTGTGTTGATAACAGCCCTGAAAAGCTTTCAAAACTCAAAAATGCAGAAGTAACGATTTATGAGCCCGGTTTGGAAATAATTTTCTATAGAAACATTGCAAAAAATAGACTTTCATTCACAGGTGATTTGAAAGAAGCTGTGATGAATTCTGATGTTATTTTTCTTTGCTTACCGACACCGCAAGGTGAAGACGGCTCTGCTGATTTAAAGTATGTTATAGGGGTGGCAAATGATATCGGTAAGATTTTAATGGAAAGCGGGACGAATGATTATAAAATCATAGTAAATAAAAGTACCGTTCCGGTTGGTACTGCTCAGCTTGTTGAATCAGAGTTAAAAGCTCATGGTTATGAAAATTTCGATATTGTATCAAATCCTGAATTCTTAAGAGAAGGTTTTGCAGTTGAAGATTTTCTAAAACCTGATCGTATTGTTATTGGCTCTAACAGTAGTAAAGCCCTATCAATAATGCGGGAATTATACGAACCTTTTGTTAGACAGGGAAATCCTATAATCGAAATGAATACTGCTAGTTCGGAAGTAACTAAATATGCTGCGAATTCTTATCTCGCTATGAGAATAACTTACATGAACGAACTCGCAAATTTTTGTGAAATTGTTGGAGCAGATATTGACCTTGTAAGAAAAGGAATGGGTACTGATTATAGGATTGGTAAACGGTTCTTGTTTTCTGGTATTGGCTATGGCGGTTCTTGCTTTCCAAAGGATGTAAACGCTCTGATTAAAACCTCAGTAGATAAAGGATCAGAAATGTCTATACTTACAGTTGTCGATAAAGTAAATCAGTTCCAGAAATCAGTTCTTTTTAATAAGGTCATCAGCCATTTCGGAGATTTAAAAGGTAAGCATTTTGCTGTGTGGGGTTTGGCTTTCAAACCAAATACTGATGATATGAGGGAGGCACCTTCTGTTGTAATTATCAAAAAACTTCTCGAAAAAGGTGCTACGATTTCAGCATACGACCCTGCTGCAACTGAAACATCTAAATTCTATCTTAAAGATTCTATTGAATATGCCAAAAGTGAATACAGTGCGCTTAAAAACGCTGAAGCTTTATTAATTATGACAGAATGGAATGAGTTTAGAAATCCAGATTTTGAAATATTAAAAAGGGATTTAAAGAATCCTGTCATTTTTGATGGAAGAAATATATTCTCACCTGAAAAAATGAAGGAGCTTGGCTTTGTTTATTATAGTATTGGTCGTCAACCAGTTAAGTGA